A genomic segment from Alistipes senegalensis JC50 encodes:
- a CDS encoding helix-turn-helix domain-containing protein: MEESHVKYLMSNDQDMLWGMVVTTAGHQNIPPQAEYPSRNHPTRYLFSTEKGRVLNEYQLVYITRGRGQFVSTRQKECEIREGDMFLLFPGEWHNYRPDPHTGWHESWVGFTGPDIEKRVAARFFVREKAVFSIGIHEEIYHLYRWAATVAQQQGSGHQQILAGIVNLLLGFAYSEDRQMAFRDKNIDGQIAKAKILMQENIEQNLPGEAIARQIGMGYSWFRRIFKEYTGFAPNQYMQELKISKSKELLTNSEMNCQQIAYAVGFETPSYFNIVFKKKTGMTPSKYREFTQGSLLKPQNELNLQS, from the coding sequence ATGGAAGAAAGCCACGTAAAATACCTGATGTCGAACGACCAGGATATGCTTTGGGGAATGGTCGTAACCACGGCCGGGCACCAGAACATCCCGCCGCAAGCCGAATACCCGTCGCGCAACCACCCCACCCGCTATCTCTTTTCAACCGAAAAGGGGCGAGTCCTCAACGAATACCAACTGGTATACATCACCCGGGGCAGAGGACAGTTCGTGTCCACCCGGCAAAAGGAGTGTGAAATCCGGGAGGGGGACATGTTCCTGCTCTTTCCGGGAGAATGGCACAACTACCGTCCCGATCCGCACACCGGATGGCACGAATCCTGGGTCGGATTCACGGGGCCGGACATCGAAAAACGGGTGGCAGCGCGGTTTTTCGTCCGGGAGAAGGCCGTGTTCAGCATCGGCATCCACGAGGAGATATACCACCTCTACCGCTGGGCCGCAACGGTAGCACAACAACAGGGGTCGGGCCATCAACAGATTCTGGCCGGAATCGTCAACCTCCTGCTCGGGTTCGCGTACAGCGAGGACAGACAGATGGCTTTCCGTGACAAGAACATCGACGGGCAGATCGCCAAAGCGAAAATCCTGATGCAGGAGAACATCGAACAAAATCTGCCGGGAGAAGCGATCGCCAGGCAGATCGGGATGGGATACTCCTGGTTCCGGCGCATATTCAAGGAGTACACGGGGTTCGCCCCAAACCAATACATGCAGGAGCTGAAGATATCAAAATCCAAGGAACTGCTAACCAACTCCGAAATGAACTGTCAGCAGATCGCATATGCCGTGGGGTTCGAAACGCCCTCATACTTCAACATCGTATTCAAAAAGAAAACAGGAATGACCCCTTCCAAATACAGGGAATTCACACAAGGAAGCCTCCTGAAACCACAGAACGAACTGAACCTACAATCCTAA
- a CDS encoding MFS transporter, translated as MNRFTEFYRISPPAPAREMDADARSKYYRRLRLQAFAAATLGYSLYYVCRTSLNVMKKPILDSGALDASQLGVIGSALLFAYAVGKFVNGFIADYCNIKRFMATGLILSAAVNALMGLLGLAHSVIPTAVIFVTFAVMWGINGWAQSMGAPPAIISLSRWYPLRERGTYYGFFSASHNLGEFFSFLFVGSIVTFAGWQAGFFGSAVAGAIGVVIVLCWLHDTPESKGLPPVEALAHEKPAPGADKSVREIQKQVLRTPAVWVLAAASAFMYISRYAINGWGVLFLQEAKGYSDVEAISVVSINALLGILGTVFSGWFSDKLFKGDRKIPALLFGILNSLALALFLYGGNAMWVNVLSMVLFGIAIGVLICFLGGLMAVDIVPRKATGAALGVVGIASYCAAGIQDVASGWLIDANITVTADGAKHYDFGPVAVFWITASIISFLLPLMNKKQKTEA; from the coding sequence ATGAACCGCTTCACGGAATTCTACCGCATCAGTCCCCCGGCCCCGGCCCGCGAGATGGACGCCGACGCGCGCTCGAAATACTACCGCCGCCTGCGTTTGCAGGCATTCGCGGCGGCGACGCTCGGATACAGTCTCTACTATGTCTGCCGCACGAGTCTCAATGTCATGAAGAAACCCATTCTCGACAGCGGAGCGCTCGATGCATCCCAACTGGGAGTGATCGGATCGGCACTCCTGTTCGCCTATGCCGTCGGGAAATTCGTAAACGGATTCATTGCCGACTACTGCAACATCAAACGCTTCATGGCCACGGGACTCATCCTCTCGGCGGCGGTGAACGCCCTGATGGGACTGCTGGGGCTGGCGCATTCCGTAATTCCCACGGCAGTGATATTCGTGACGTTCGCCGTGATGTGGGGGATCAACGGCTGGGCACAATCCATGGGAGCGCCCCCGGCCATCATATCCCTCTCGCGATGGTATCCCCTCCGGGAACGGGGAACCTACTACGGATTCTTCTCGGCGAGCCACAATCTCGGAGAATTCTTCTCATTCCTATTCGTGGGCTCCATCGTGACATTCGCAGGATGGCAGGCAGGATTCTTCGGATCGGCCGTGGCGGGAGCAATCGGTGTGGTGATCGTCCTCTGCTGGCTCCATGACACCCCGGAATCCAAAGGACTGCCGCCCGTAGAAGCCCTGGCCCACGAGAAACCAGCGCCGGGAGCGGACAAATCCGTACGGGAGATTCAAAAACAAGTGCTCCGCACCCCGGCGGTATGGGTGCTGGCGGCGGCGAGCGCGTTCATGTACATATCCCGCTATGCCATAAACGGATGGGGAGTACTGTTCCTGCAAGAGGCCAAGGGATACTCGGATGTGGAGGCAATATCCGTGGTCTCGATAAACGCCCTGCTGGGAATACTCGGAACCGTGTTCTCGGGATGGTTCTCGGACAAACTCTTCAAGGGAGACCGAAAGATTCCCGCCCTGCTGTTCGGCATACTGAACTCCCTGGCCCTGGCACTGTTCCTCTACGGAGGGAATGCCATGTGGGTGAATGTCCTCTCGATGGTCCTGTTCGGAATAGCAATCGGAGTGCTGATCTGTTTCCTCGGAGGACTCATGGCCGTGGACATCGTGCCGAGAAAGGCGACGGGGGCCGCGCTGGGAGTGGTGGGGATAGCCTCCTACTGTGCTGCGGGAATTCAGGATGTCGCGTCGGGATGGCTCATAGATGCGAACATTACCGTAACGGCAGATGGCGCCAAACACTACGACTTCGGACCTGTGGCTGTATTCTGGATTACAGCGTCAATAATATCGTTTCTGCTGCCGCTGATGAACAAAAAACAAAAGACAGAAGCATGA
- a CDS encoding glycerophosphodiester phosphodiesterase family protein: MIRLLIFLASLFLFGACASPASAPASRAEGIVAEIHNPSSRKVLVACHRGDWRNYPENSLAAIESVIGLGADIVEIDLALTSDSVLVVCHDRTLNRTTTGKGLIAEIPYDSVQRCFLKSGHGVATSHRMPTLREALELCKDRIVVNIDKGYQYYDLVQRLSEELGVTGQLLIKGKSPVADVAAKFSRYEHNMMYMPIIDILKPKGQALFAEYLDTNTVPLACEVCWSEYTPEVEACMRKVVAGGSKLWVNALWPSLCGGLCDDAAFEGDPAAVYGKLVDMGATMIQTDRPELLISYLRSRGLHD; encoded by the coding sequence ATGATAAGATTATTGATTTTCCTTGCGTCCCTTTTCCTCTTCGGTGCTTGTGCGAGTCCCGCTTCCGCTCCTGCCAGCCGGGCCGAGGGCATCGTGGCCGAAATCCACAACCCCTCCTCGCGGAAGGTCCTCGTCGCCTGCCACCGCGGCGACTGGCGCAACTATCCCGAAAACTCCCTGGCGGCCATCGAGTCGGTGATCGGCCTGGGCGCCGACATCGTGGAGATCGACCTTGCGCTGACCTCCGACAGCGTGCTGGTGGTCTGCCACGACCGGACGCTGAACCGCACGACGACGGGCAAAGGTCTCATCGCCGAAATCCCCTATGACTCCGTCCAACGGTGTTTCCTCAAATCGGGCCACGGCGTAGCCACGTCGCACCGCATGCCGACGCTGCGCGAAGCGCTGGAACTCTGCAAGGACCGCATCGTGGTCAATATCGACAAAGGCTACCAATACTACGATCTGGTGCAGAGGCTCTCGGAAGAACTCGGAGTCACCGGACAACTCCTGATCAAAGGCAAAAGCCCCGTCGCGGATGTCGCCGCGAAGTTCTCCCGCTACGAACACAACATGATGTACATGCCCATCATCGACATCCTCAAACCCAAAGGACAGGCCCTCTTTGCCGAATACCTCGATACGAACACCGTGCCGCTGGCCTGCGAAGTCTGCTGGTCGGAATACACCCCCGAAGTCGAAGCCTGCATGCGGAAAGTCGTCGCCGGAGGCTCGAAACTCTGGGTCAACGCCCTGTGGCCGTCGCTCTGCGGAGGTCTCTGCGACGATGCCGCTTTCGAAGGCGATCCCGCCGCCGTCTACGGAAAACTCGTCGATATGGGAGCCACCATGATCCAGACCGACCGTCCCGAACTGCTGATCTCCTATCTCCGCTCGCGGGGGCTCCATGACTGA
- a CDS encoding sulfatase, whose translation MQRPNILFCIADDAAWLHFGAYGCRWVSTSVFDSVAARGILFENCYTPNAKSAPSRASLLTGRYSWQLGEAGNHICHFPEDIKVFTEALEEAGYDVAFTGKGWAPGNPGMKDGRKRQLTGEAWQSRKLTPPTPEILATDYAANFSDFLSSREDASRPWFFWFGCREPHRRYEYGSGAAKGGRTTAEIDRVPAFWPDNETVRNDMLDYGFELEHYDRQLGLMLARLEELGELDNTLVIVTSDNGMPFPRAKGTQYEYAHHMPLAMMWPQGVNSPGRRETVYVSFVDIAPTILEIAGTDPSAAGMAPLPGGSLVPLLRNEPDPCAALRERALLGRERHDNGRPGDQGYPIRGIVRGGWLYLCNLKPWLLPGGNPETGYRDIDSSPTKTAILQLKRSGQDNRYYELSMGQRPAEELYHIETDRECLANRIGEISCRILADSLRAELFRTLREQGDPRMTGDGDLFDRYPYDKPGKDRIYERTVSGEIVPWEQSNWVLPTDYEQYETVKNK comes from the coding sequence ATGCAACGTCCGAATATTCTGTTCTGCATCGCCGACGATGCAGCATGGCTTCATTTCGGGGCCTACGGCTGCCGATGGGTCTCGACTTCGGTTTTCGACAGCGTTGCCGCCCGGGGCATATTGTTCGAGAACTGTTATACTCCGAATGCCAAGTCGGCCCCTTCGCGTGCGTCGCTGCTTACGGGGCGTTACTCGTGGCAGTTGGGCGAGGCGGGCAACCACATCTGTCATTTTCCCGAGGATATCAAGGTCTTTACCGAAGCGCTCGAAGAGGCAGGTTACGACGTAGCCTTTACGGGTAAAGGGTGGGCCCCGGGTAATCCCGGAATGAAAGACGGCCGGAAGCGGCAGTTGACGGGCGAAGCGTGGCAGAGCCGGAAACTGACGCCTCCGACCCCCGAGATACTCGCTACGGATTATGCGGCGAACTTCTCCGATTTCCTCTCCTCGCGTGAGGATGCGTCGCGGCCGTGGTTCTTCTGGTTCGGCTGCCGCGAGCCGCACCGTCGTTATGAATACGGAAGCGGAGCGGCCAAAGGCGGCCGGACAACTGCGGAAATAGATCGTGTTCCGGCCTTCTGGCCCGACAACGAAACGGTGCGCAACGACATGCTGGATTATGGGTTTGAGCTCGAACACTACGACCGGCAGTTGGGGCTGATGCTGGCCCGGCTGGAAGAACTCGGGGAGTTGGACAACACGCTTGTCATCGTCACGTCGGATAACGGAATGCCGTTCCCGCGTGCCAAAGGGACACAGTACGAGTATGCTCATCACATGCCTTTGGCCATGATGTGGCCGCAAGGAGTGAATAGTCCCGGGCGCCGGGAGACGGTTTACGTCTCGTTCGTGGACATCGCACCGACCATTCTGGAGATTGCCGGAACGGACCCCTCGGCGGCCGGGATGGCGCCGCTTCCGGGCGGGAGCCTCGTACCGCTGTTGCGGAATGAGCCGGACCCTTGTGCAGCGTTGCGCGAACGGGCGTTGCTGGGCCGCGAGCGGCACGATAACGGACGCCCCGGTGACCAAGGCTATCCGATCCGGGGGATTGTACGGGGCGGTTGGCTCTATCTGTGCAACCTCAAACCGTGGCTGCTGCCCGGCGGCAATCCGGAAACGGGCTACCGTGACATCGACAGTTCCCCGACTAAAACCGCGATTCTGCAACTGAAACGCAGCGGGCAGGACAATCGTTACTACGAATTGTCGATGGGGCAGCGCCCGGCAGAAGAGCTGTATCATATCGAAACGGACCGGGAGTGCCTCGCAAACCGCATCGGGGAGATTTCATGCCGGATTCTGGCAGACTCCCTGCGGGCCGAACTTTTCCGGACCCTGCGCGAGCAGGGGGACCCGCGGATGACGGGCGACGGCGACCTGTTCGACCGCTATCCTTATGACAAGCCGGGAAAGGACAGGATTTACGAACGGACCGTCAGTGGGGAGATCGTTCCGTGGGAACAGTCGAACTGGGTGCTTCCGACCGATTACGAACAATACGAAACAGTAAAAAACAAATAA
- a CDS encoding calcineurin-like phosphoesterase C-terminal domain-containing protein, with translation MDGNSSGEDFNSEAALYGTVQDNYGKPVAGVLVSDGIQTTETDAEGNWQLFSDLTLRRFVFITIPAGYEVPSKNGIPQFWQRISADEKQFKADFMLMKRTGSDDRYTILMTADPQIRARNAGTDQYLFHSIDIYEDMCTDMKELAATITDRPVYSICLGDMVHNNMSLWEDYCNGIKDFSFPVFHVIGNHDHIQNAASDDLAVAEYEKYLGPTNYAVDLGQLHYIFLDDINMKDNSALSSSATGAYQNGLSDETLEWLRGHLAHIDKSKTLMVCAHSSLYKKIDYNPSSTDLNATAYTNLFSGYKYVHSWAGHQHYHFNYAYAAEETGSRFANVESHILGRSTGMLGLNASVNSCGTPRGYMVIEVEGENISWYYKPCNYEEGKMLNLTKEYQIRAYYPGELDPGSGVYYSDRKVYANVWNHDAHWGPVYYTDNGKTKVAMTKGTTYDGYANYLYFLYKDQYTVLEKSSTPHMFSIEPSEGATSATIETTDRFGNHYTADISW, from the coding sequence TTGGACGGGAATTCGTCCGGGGAAGATTTTAACAGCGAAGCCGCACTCTATGGCACGGTTCAGGACAACTATGGCAAACCGGTGGCAGGCGTACTTGTCAGCGACGGCATTCAGACCACTGAAACTGACGCGGAAGGTAATTGGCAGCTATTCAGCGACCTGACACTTCGCCGATTCGTATTCATTACGATTCCGGCCGGTTATGAAGTCCCGTCGAAGAACGGAATTCCCCAGTTCTGGCAGCGGATTTCCGCAGACGAAAAGCAATTCAAGGCTGATTTCATGCTGATGAAACGCACCGGTTCAGACGACCGGTATACGATTCTGATGACGGCCGATCCGCAGATCCGCGCCCGGAATGCCGGAACGGACCAGTATCTGTTCCATTCGATCGACATTTACGAAGACATGTGTACCGACATGAAGGAACTCGCCGCGACGATCACCGACCGTCCGGTGTACAGTATCTGCCTGGGCGATATGGTGCACAACAACATGAGTCTGTGGGAAGACTATTGCAACGGGATCAAGGATTTTTCGTTTCCGGTGTTTCATGTGATCGGCAACCACGACCACATCCAGAATGCCGCGAGCGACGACCTGGCCGTAGCGGAATATGAAAAATACCTCGGGCCGACAAACTATGCCGTTGACCTGGGGCAGCTGCACTACATCTTCCTCGACGACATCAACATGAAGGATAATTCGGCGCTTTCCAGCAGCGCGACGGGAGCTTATCAGAATGGGCTTTCTGACGAAACGCTCGAATGGCTCCGCGGTCATCTGGCGCATATCGACAAGAGCAAAACGCTGATGGTCTGCGCCCATTCGTCGCTCTACAAGAAGATCGACTACAATCCCTCATCGACGGACCTCAATGCCACGGCCTATACGAACCTGTTTTCCGGCTACAAATATGTCCACTCCTGGGCGGGACATCAGCACTACCACTTCAATTACGCTTATGCTGCCGAAGAGACAGGATCGAGGTTCGCCAACGTCGAGTCGCATATTCTGGGCCGTTCGACCGGCATGCTGGGGTTGAACGCAAGTGTCAACAGCTGCGGCACGCCGCGCGGCTACATGGTGATCGAAGTCGAAGGTGAAAACATTTCGTGGTATTACAAACCTTGCAACTATGAAGAGGGCAAAATGCTGAATCTGACCAAAGAGTATCAGATCCGGGCCTATTATCCCGGGGAGCTCGATCCCGGCAGCGGGGTCTATTACAGCGATCGGAAAGTATATGCCAATGTATGGAACCATGACGCTCACTGGGGCCCCGTCTATTATACGGACAACGGCAAGACGAAGGTTGCAATGACGAAGGGAACGACCTACGACGGTTATGCCAATTACCTCTACTTCCTGTACAAGGATCAGTATACGGTTTTGGAAAAGTCGTCCACGCCGCATATGTTCAGCATCGAACCGTCGGAGGGAGCGACTTCGGCGACGATCGAAACGACCGACCGGTTCGGCAACCATTATACGGCCGATATAAGCTGGTAA
- a CDS encoding PKD domain-containing protein gives MKKIISLLCVACLAFAVACSDDKEVDQAFDSVLTPDFTFDDSEEIIAGVDAVQFIDNSKAEGTEISGYFWHFGFAGLGNWSEDAVPNPVMYKDAGEYTVTLTVYGADGNSRSTKRTIVVKAANLAPSASFSYTPETVVVDTEVTFTDTSVDSDGEIVARRWTLPDNTTSTDASVKYTFTKGGTFSVTLRVTDDRGASSEVSKTVYVAGGESSGSGTADDPWVIATADRWNEIAASINGSGEFAPDAYYMLASDIDFSGKEFVAWRNFSGRLDGNGRRLMGITATNTVASADIDKEAGAFGIICVNDGTVKNITVEANFTSTGHRLGGIVGKNNGTIDGACFKGNLSGDKRVGGIAGENNKIIVNCATLGGIIRGSDLNGDGSVENCGGLVGGNTNKNAFVINCYGWADSVILEGGGNSGGLIGYGGSDSFAINCYSTTAVVSGGNSSIGTVGYIKKSNLQNIYGNAALAQVIGSSKNTGTNAPSVWPTPTTGSLTLDQMMSGAVTVPSSGLQKESFVEALNAGVDIFNSATFDQKPEGVILRRWKSSGTYPVLAD, from the coding sequence ATGAAAAAAATCATATCATTGTTATGTGTCGCATGCCTGGCTTTCGCCGTCGCATGTTCCGACGACAAAGAGGTGGATCAGGCTTTCGATTCGGTGCTCACGCCGGATTTCACGTTCGATGACAGCGAAGAGATCATTGCCGGCGTCGATGCCGTGCAGTTCATTGACAATTCCAAGGCCGAAGGCACGGAGATCAGCGGTTATTTCTGGCATTTCGGATTCGCCGGATTGGGCAACTGGTCGGAAGACGCCGTCCCGAATCCCGTTATGTATAAAGATGCTGGCGAATACACCGTTACACTGACGGTGTATGGCGCCGATGGCAACAGCCGCTCGACAAAACGAACGATTGTCGTCAAAGCCGCCAACCTTGCACCTTCGGCCTCTTTCTCTTACACTCCGGAAACGGTGGTTGTGGATACCGAAGTGACCTTTACCGATACCTCGGTCGATTCCGATGGCGAGATCGTTGCCCGCCGATGGACCCTTCCCGATAATACGACCTCTACCGATGCTTCGGTCAAATATACTTTCACGAAGGGCGGCACGTTCAGTGTGACACTTCGGGTGACCGATGACCGGGGTGCAAGCAGCGAGGTCTCGAAGACGGTCTATGTCGCCGGCGGCGAAAGCTCGGGCTCCGGAACGGCAGACGATCCGTGGGTGATCGCTACGGCCGACCGTTGGAACGAGATCGCGGCGTCGATCAACGGCTCCGGCGAGTTTGCGCCCGATGCTTATTATATGCTGGCAAGCGACATCGATTTTTCCGGCAAAGAGTTTGTCGCATGGCGCAATTTCTCGGGCCGGCTCGACGGCAACGGCCGTCGGCTGATGGGTATTACGGCGACCAATACGGTGGCTTCCGCAGACATCGATAAAGAGGCAGGTGCATTCGGAATAATCTGTGTCAATGATGGTACGGTGAAAAATATCACTGTCGAAGCGAATTTCACCTCGACCGGTCACCGGCTCGGCGGTATTGTCGGCAAGAATAACGGAACCATCGACGGCGCTTGTTTCAAGGGTAATCTTTCGGGAGACAAACGGGTCGGAGGTATTGCTGGCGAGAACAACAAGATTATCGTAAACTGCGCCACTTTGGGAGGCATTATCCGGGGTTCCGATCTGAACGGGGATGGAAGCGTAGAGAACTGCGGCGGTCTGGTCGGAGGCAATACCAATAAAAACGCATTCGTCATCAACTGTTATGGCTGGGCCGATTCGGTTATACTGGAAGGCGGCGGCAATAGCGGCGGCCTTATCGGCTACGGCGGCAGCGATTCGTTCGCCATCAACTGCTATTCGACGACAGCTGTCGTTTCCGGAGGCAATTCCAGTATCGGAACCGTCGGATATATCAAGAAGAGCAATTTGCAGAATATCTATGGCAACGCGGCCCTCGCACAGGTCATAGGAAGTTCGAAGAATACCGGAACCAATGCACCTTCCGTTTGGCCGACTCCGACCACGGGATCGCTGACACTCGATCAGATGATGTCGGGTGCAGTGACCGTTCCCTCATCCGGTTTGCAGAAAGAAAGTTTCGTCGAGGCGTTGAATGCCGGTGTGGACATTTTCAACAGTGCAACGTTCGACCAGAAACCCGAGGGCGTGATACTCCGTCGTTGGAAGAGTTCGGGCACTTATCCGGTTCTGGCAGACTGA
- a CDS encoding RagB/SusD family nutrient uptake outer membrane protein: MKISSIFAILTASAILAACDFLDEYNPNSVTVGNYYTSEEDIVASLNGVYTSLTQGYVANNHHYFTDVRANTTVVTSSGANSGIPYQFYNYTLTEENVYVYNRYSQLYKIISRANTLFAHLGDVSYAAPSARDTYEAEARFLRALAYYWLVTEWGDVPLVLKALESAEEVRANNYRRPKAEVYQAIFDDLKYVTESPLADVQPASACGKVSKSAAWALWGKALLQQACDEDFVGSKSELLGQAIEKLTAAWNLRKFGELASVPYSAIWDLSTQKSCAENIFQINYIQGNADLGSVWNYLYGPEGTGVTSQKKGEMQNVTTQAVYDSFETGDVRRSFLRATNMAGQTYYHTMKYADLECGANGYGGNNWIVLRYADVALMLAEAYYWSEEETLAKTWLNKVRERAGLGDWSGSDLRQGIYDERLHEFMQEGLRWQDLLRMYDRTEMLEHFSAINSNFSLKDLLLPIPYNERILNPEGLYQNPGYGDN; this comes from the coding sequence ATGAAAATCAGTTCTATATTTGCCATTCTCACTGCGTCGGCGATACTGGCGGCGTGTGACTTTCTCGACGAATATAATCCCAACTCGGTGACGGTTGGCAACTATTACACTTCCGAAGAGGATATCGTCGCGTCGCTTAATGGCGTCTATACTTCACTGACACAAGGTTATGTCGCCAACAACCACCACTATTTCACCGATGTGCGCGCCAATACGACCGTCGTGACGAGCAGCGGCGCCAACAGCGGCATTCCCTACCAGTTCTACAATTATACGCTTACCGAGGAGAATGTCTATGTTTACAACCGTTATTCGCAGTTGTACAAGATCATCTCGCGGGCCAATACGCTCTTCGCCCATTTGGGTGATGTCAGTTATGCTGCTCCTTCGGCCCGCGATACGTATGAGGCCGAAGCGCGGTTCCTGCGGGCGTTGGCTTATTACTGGTTGGTGACCGAGTGGGGCGATGTGCCATTGGTGCTTAAGGCTTTGGAGAGTGCCGAGGAGGTTAGGGCCAACAACTACCGCCGGCCAAAGGCCGAGGTTTACCAGGCAATCTTCGACGACCTGAAATATGTGACCGAAAGTCCTCTGGCCGATGTGCAGCCCGCTTCGGCATGCGGCAAGGTCAGTAAATCGGCTGCATGGGCCCTTTGGGGCAAAGCCTTGTTGCAGCAGGCTTGCGATGAAGATTTCGTCGGTTCGAAATCCGAATTGCTCGGACAGGCGATTGAAAAGCTGACGGCAGCCTGGAATTTGCGTAAGTTCGGCGAACTTGCCTCGGTTCCCTATTCTGCAATCTGGGACCTTTCGACGCAGAAGTCGTGTGCCGAGAACATTTTCCAGATCAACTACATTCAGGGAAACGCCGATCTGGGATCGGTGTGGAATTACCTGTACGGACCCGAAGGAACGGGTGTCACTTCACAGAAGAAGGGTGAGATGCAGAACGTCACGACACAGGCCGTCTACGATTCGTTCGAGACAGGGGATGTCCGCCGCTCTTTCCTGCGGGCGACGAATATGGCGGGACAAACTTACTATCACACCATGAAGTACGCCGATCTGGAGTGTGGGGCCAATGGTTATGGCGGTAATAACTGGATCGTGCTGCGTTATGCCGATGTGGCGCTGATGTTGGCCGAAGCCTACTATTGGTCGGAGGAGGAAACGTTGGCGAAGACCTGGCTGAACAAGGTGCGCGAGCGTGCCGGGCTGGGCGACTGGTCCGGAAGCGACCTGCGTCAGGGAATCTACGACGAACGCCTGCACGAATTCATGCAGGAGGGACTTCGCTGGCAGGATTTGCTGCGGATGTACGACCGTACGGAGATGCTGGAACACTTCAGCGCGATCAACTCCAATTTTTCATTGAAGGACCTGCTGCTGCCGATCCCCTACAACGAGCGGATTCTCAATCCCGAAGGACTTTACCAGAATCCGGGATACGGAGACAACTAA